In Chlorogloeopsis sp. ULAP01, the following are encoded in one genomic region:
- a CDS encoding ribbon-helix-helix protein, CopG family, producing the protein MKVEKLSISLPPSLVEFIENYKLSKRCKSRSQVIEEALELLRNRELEEAYRQASAEIDSDWDVTVADGLINETW; encoded by the coding sequence ATGAAGGTCGAAAAACTATCCATTTCCTTACCACCATCATTAGTGGAGTTTATTGAAAATTACAAGCTAAGTAAAAGATGTAAATCTCGTTCGCAAGTCATCGAAGAAGCATTAGAATTGTTGCGAAATCGAGAACTAGAAGAAGCTTACCGTCAAGCATCTGCTGAGATTGACAGCGATTGGGATGTAACAGTTGCAGATGGATTGATAAATGAAACGTGGTGA
- a CDS encoding amidohydrolase encodes MSFTIKNVLIPVEDSYATVDVQVVNGTITAIAPNLDIVGSQINGENKLLLPGFFNAHTHSSEMWQRGIMSMLPLELWLAELYDFAPLDLEKVYLSALGTAVETLLSGGTSVVDHLVLIPGKELETIATAVRAYQEVGVRAFVAPLIQDESLTAGIPSGETQQNHEPYFRPTQATLAVIEEAVKQFHRPEEGISILVAPTGIQLCSDALFTGCIELSEKYNLCRHSHLLETKAQEKLAQEKYGCTAVTHLKRIGFLDYRTTLAHCVHLSDRDISILSETQSTVVHNPLSNLRLGSGIAPILKYRQAGVNVTFGCDGASSNDSQDLLEAIKIGSILHNITDLDYQHWITPRQAVEMASLGGAKGLNMADQLGCLSVGKKADLVMYDLTNLSLLPRTDPIGLLVLGRPSNVVDSAWVNGKPIVVDGKVTTIDVDNLRQELFNHSQWHTQRLSPTVAQIQPHYRSVMGL; translated from the coding sequence GTGAGCTTTACAATTAAGAATGTTTTAATTCCTGTTGAGGATAGTTACGCCACTGTTGATGTACAGGTTGTAAACGGCACTATTACTGCCATTGCACCGAATCTTGATATTGTAGGCAGCCAAATTAACGGTGAAAATAAACTACTACTGCCGGGATTTTTCAACGCCCATACCCACTCATCGGAAATGTGGCAACGGGGGATAATGTCAATGTTGCCCCTAGAATTATGGCTGGCAGAACTTTACGATTTTGCACCTCTAGATCTAGAGAAAGTTTACCTAAGTGCTTTGGGAACGGCAGTAGAAACTCTACTTTCTGGCGGCACAAGCGTCGTAGATCATCTAGTGTTGATTCCCGGCAAAGAGTTGGAAACCATCGCTACAGCAGTTCGTGCTTACCAAGAAGTTGGTGTTCGTGCTTTTGTTGCACCCCTAATTCAAGACGAATCTTTAACTGCTGGCATTCCTTCGGGGGAAACTCAACAAAACCATGAGCCTTATTTTCGCCCGACTCAAGCCACGCTGGCAGTGATTGAAGAGGCGGTAAAGCAATTTCATCGTCCAGAGGAGGGTATTAGTATTTTAGTGGCTCCTACGGGGATTCAACTCTGTTCTGATGCTTTATTTACGGGATGTATTGAGTTAAGCGAAAAGTATAATCTTTGCCGTCATTCCCACTTGTTGGAAACTAAAGCCCAAGAAAAGCTCGCCCAAGAAAAATACGGTTGCACTGCTGTTACCCATCTCAAACGTATCGGTTTTTTAGACTATCGCACCACCCTAGCCCATTGCGTTCACTTGAGCGATCGCGACATTTCCATCCTTAGTGAAACTCAATCTACTGTCGTTCACAACCCCTTAAGCAACCTGCGTTTGGGCAGTGGCATTGCCCCAATTTTAAAATATCGTCAGGCTGGAGTAAACGTGACTTTTGGCTGTGACGGTGCCTCTAGCAACGACTCTCAAGATTTACTAGAAGCAATCAAAATTGGTTCTATCTTACACAACATCACTGACTTAGATTATCAGCACTGGATTACACCCCGACAGGCGGTAGAAATGGCGTCTTTAGGCGGTGCCAAAGGATTGAATATGGCTGATCAACTTGGTTGCCTCAGCGTTGGTAAAAAAGCTGATTTGGTAATGTATGACCTCACCAACTTATCATTGCTACCGCGTACAGATCCAATTGGTTTACTAGTTTTAGGGCGTCCTAGTAATGTAGTTGATAGCGCATGGGTAAATGGCAAACCAATTGTTGTTGATGGGAAAGTCACAACAATTGATGTTGATAATTTGCGGCAAGAATTATTTAACCACAGTCAATGGCATACTCAGCGCCTGTCTCCAACCGTTGCCCAAATTCAACCCCATTATCGTTCTGTGATGGGTTTGTGA
- a CDS encoding isochorismatase family cysteine hydrolase, with protein sequence MNLPLRQLGVPPNAWAVNQAIADITRPPLNPQPVILSTETKSLRLDLAKAAILVIDMQNDFCHPDGWLAHIGVDVTPARQPIKPLQNLLPELRVVGVPVIWLNWGNRPDLLNINAGLRHVYNPTGEGVGLGDPLPSNGAQVLMAGSWAAAVIDELKQLPEDIRVDKYRMSGFWDTPLDSILRNIGRTTLFFAGVNADQCVMATLQDANFLGYDCILVQDCTATTSPEYCWLATLYNVKQCFGFVTHSEAILKAING encoded by the coding sequence ATGAATTTACCTCTTCGGCAATTAGGAGTTCCACCAAATGCTTGGGCAGTCAATCAGGCGATCGCAGATATTACTCGTCCTCCCTTAAACCCACAACCCGTTATCTTATCAACAGAAACCAAATCCCTGCGCCTTGATTTAGCAAAAGCTGCCATTCTCGTCATCGATATGCAAAACGATTTTTGCCACCCTGATGGCTGGTTAGCGCATATTGGTGTAGATGTTACCCCGGCACGTCAACCGATAAAACCTTTACAAAACTTACTACCAGAACTGCGGGTAGTTGGTGTTCCCGTAATTTGGTTAAATTGGGGTAATCGCCCTGACTTACTCAATATTAATGCAGGGTTACGTCACGTCTACAACCCCACAGGCGAAGGCGTCGGATTGGGCGATCCGCTACCTAGTAATGGTGCTCAGGTACTAATGGCTGGTAGTTGGGCAGCAGCAGTAATAGACGAGCTAAAACAACTACCAGAGGATATTCGCGTCGATAAATACCGCATGAGCGGTTTTTGGGATACTCCCTTAGACAGTATCCTGAGGAACATAGGCAGAACAACACTATTTTTTGCTGGTGTCAATGCCGATCAATGTGTCATGGCTACTTTACAAGATGCTAACTTTTTAGGATACGACTGCATACTAGTCCAAGATTGTACTGCCACAACTTCTCCTGAGTATTGTTGGTTAGCAACTTTATATAACGTCAAGCAGTGTTTTGGATTTGTTACACATTCAGAAGCTATTTTAAAGGCAATTAATGGTTAG
- a CDS encoding cupin domain-containing protein — translation MINSCVIPVVKSPKDYQAYRISPHDTNRLAIVFDPAIANTSLTCCVEIFDIGGKTPPNRHQLAVEMFFVLKGEGRASCDGKSMPIKAGDSLLVPATGTHVIENTGSGRLYTLTIMVPNEDFAELIRSGTPVELDAEDMAVLGRLDALMPC, via the coding sequence ATGATAAATTCTTGTGTTATTCCTGTTGTCAAATCTCCCAAAGATTACCAAGCGTATCGCATCAGTCCCCATGATACAAATCGCTTGGCGATAGTGTTCGATCCAGCAATTGCTAATACTTCTTTGACGTGTTGTGTAGAAATTTTTGATATTGGTGGCAAAACACCTCCAAACCGTCATCAATTAGCGGTAGAAATGTTTTTTGTTCTCAAAGGAGAAGGCAGAGCAAGCTGTGATGGCAAAAGTATGCCGATAAAAGCCGGAGATAGCTTATTAGTCCCTGCCACAGGTACTCATGTAATTGAAAATACTGGTTCGGGACGTTTGTATACTTTAACTATTATGGTTCCCAATGAAGATTTTGCTGAGTTAATTCGTAGTGGCACACCTGTAGAATTAGATGCAGAAGATATGGCGGTGCTTGGTAGGTTAGATGCCTTGATGCCATGTTGA
- a CDS encoding cellulase family glycosylhydrolase yields MNISRFKSKVALFCFQVAQVASLLSLIAIGDGRALAQMHFKTVGSKIYDPEGKEFVIKGVNVQGPNWVWPIDITRDVNAIGSSCWNFNLVRVNSLLFLGETPWRQYTSNNDINKIVREFTSRGIVVMFEAHDRTGRFYEGEDLTALINWHRDLANRYKDNPYVWFNVMNEPGDNTYDAEDRSKWLGVNQAVIKAIRDDAGAKNVIVVDGIAWGQEGNTWNASFVPTENSAILSDAANILNFDGKGYKNIVFSIHIWDLWNFGDAKLANYVDRVLSQNVPLIIGEFGVTNNGIDVTSAMNSMYNVAVPRKIGRIVWHWYNGGPNNGLSNRLTNTPNGNTGAAIDSCTNPSNLSNLGRRVWEDTRTRE; encoded by the coding sequence GTGAACATTTCAAGATTTAAGTCAAAAGTTGCTTTGTTTTGCTTTCAGGTAGCACAAGTTGCATCGCTTTTATCGCTGATAGCCATTGGAGATGGGCGGGCTTTGGCACAGATGCATTTCAAAACTGTAGGTAGCAAAATTTACGATCCAGAAGGTAAAGAATTTGTTATCAAAGGAGTAAACGTACAAGGGCCTAACTGGGTATGGCCTATTGACATAACGCGAGATGTTAATGCGATCGGAAGCTCATGTTGGAATTTCAACCTCGTGCGAGTCAACAGCTTGCTATTCTTGGGGGAAACGCCATGGCGTCAGTATACAAGCAATAATGACATCAATAAAATTGTACGGGAATTTACAAGCCGTGGGATTGTGGTTATGTTCGAGGCCCATGACAGGACTGGGAGATTCTACGAAGGGGAAGATCTGACGGCGCTAATCAACTGGCACAGAGATCTTGCCAACAGATACAAAGATAATCCCTATGTGTGGTTTAATGTGATGAACGAGCCGGGAGATAATACCTATGACGCTGAGGATCGCAGCAAATGGCTCGGTGTAAACCAGGCAGTCATCAAAGCAATTCGCGATGACGCGGGAGCAAAAAATGTGATTGTCGTCGATGGAATCGCGTGGGGGCAGGAAGGCAATACCTGGAATGCATCCTTCGTACCAACCGAAAACAGTGCGATTCTCTCTGACGCAGCAAACATCCTTAATTTTGATGGCAAGGGCTATAAGAACATAGTCTTTAGCATCCATATATGGGACTTGTGGAATTTTGGAGACGCTAAACTGGCAAATTATGTAGACCGGGTGCTGTCTCAAAACGTACCATTAATCATCGGAGAGTTCGGTGTTACAAATAATGGAATTGATGTGACTTCTGCAATGAATTCCATGTACAACGTTGCTGTGCCACGAAAAATAGGGCGTATCGTATGGCACTGGTACAACGGCGGTCCAAACAATGGACTTTCAAATCGTCTTACAAATACACCGAACGGAAATACAGGGGCAGCAATTGACAGTTGTACGAATCCGTCCAATCTCTCCAACCTTGGAAGGCGTGTTTGGGAAGATACCCGTACGCGGGAGTAG
- a CDS encoding type II toxin-antitoxin system PemK/MazF family toxin has translation MKRGDIYYADLSPAVGSAMDKRYPVLIVSNDANNRAATTVTILLLTSNVNRVYPFEVLLNLDDSGLPKPSKVQAQQVRTISKQRITGDVVGSFSEELMVLVDAALKLHLGLG, from the coding sequence ATGAAACGTGGTGATATTTACTACGCAGATCTCAGCCCTGCGGTAGGTTCTGCAATGGATAAACGTTATCCAGTGCTAATAGTCAGTAATGATGCGAATAATCGTGCTGCTACTACGGTGACAATTTTACTACTGACTTCTAATGTTAACCGTGTTTATCCTTTCGAGGTCTTGCTCAATCTAGATGATAGCGGTTTACCCAAGCCTTCAAAAGTGCAAGCACAGCAGGTGAGAACAATTTCCAAACAACGAATTACTGGTGATGTTGTAGGTAGTTTCAGCGAAGAGTTGATGGTATTAGTTGATGCTGCATTGAAACTGCATTTGGGCTTGGGTTGA
- a CDS encoding CocE/NonD family hydrolase, whose protein sequence is MYTRDGVRLDADIYRPEADEKFPVLLMRQPYGRAIASSVVYAHPTWYASHGYIVVIQDVRGRGTSGGEFKLFAHEIADGEDTVNWAANLPGSNGTVGMYGFSYQGMTQLYAAAAKPSALKTICPAMIGYDLYADWAYEGGAFCLQNNLAWAIQLATETARLNRDEKTYQALYAASQNLPLYDPIPTQPEVLKNFAPDSFYHEWLNHSQPNEYWEKLSPKTSLKNVDLPMFHIGGWFDNYLRGTLNLYQDMTARSQYRQQLLIGPWCHLPWGRKVGEADFGANAISPVDRMQICWFDQFLKGINTGLSEQMPVWLFEMGSNNWQGFPTFPEFDHKSYFLSSYGLVSVREDEGVLTTTCPEHSVDDVLVHDPWRPVPSLGGHAAIPAGVFERSHIDSRTDVLTYTSEPLESDLHLAGDVVVAILCGADKPSFDLCAVISQVYPDGRVYNLTQGYLRCRGGMNQVTRKIQLQATCARIPQGNALRLSLSAACFPAYAMNHGNHSAFGIDAQTITLKVSSGGASLSQVLLPVVARTG, encoded by the coding sequence ATGTACACTCGCGACGGAGTACGCTTGGATGCAGATATTTACCGCCCCGAAGCCGATGAAAAATTTCCCGTATTGTTGATGCGACAACCCTATGGCAGGGCGATCGCTTCTAGTGTTGTCTACGCTCATCCAACTTGGTACGCATCTCACGGTTATATTGTCGTGATTCAAGATGTACGCGGGCGCGGTACTTCTGGAGGCGAATTCAAACTATTTGCCCACGAAATTGCTGATGGTGAAGATACAGTCAATTGGGCTGCCAATTTACCTGGCAGTAATGGCACAGTCGGGATGTATGGCTTTTCTTATCAAGGCATGACTCAACTATATGCCGCCGCTGCCAAACCATCAGCCCTAAAAACAATTTGTCCGGCGATGATTGGCTACGATTTATATGCTGATTGGGCTTATGAAGGTGGAGCATTCTGTTTGCAAAATAATCTTGCTTGGGCAATTCAATTAGCTACAGAAACCGCCCGGTTGAACAGAGATGAAAAAACTTATCAAGCTTTATATGCCGCTTCTCAAAATTTGCCTTTGTACGATCCCATTCCTACGCAACCAGAAGTCCTGAAAAACTTTGCTCCTGATTCGTTTTATCACGAATGGTTAAATCATTCCCAACCTAATGAATATTGGGAAAAACTTTCACCCAAAACATCCTTGAAAAATGTAGATTTACCAATGTTCCATATTGGTGGATGGTTTGATAATTATTTACGCGGCACTCTGAATTTATATCAAGATATGACAGCGCGGAGTCAATATCGCCAACAACTTTTAATCGGGCCTTGGTGTCACTTGCCTTGGGGGCGTAAAGTTGGTGAAGCTGATTTTGGAGCTAATGCCATCAGTCCTGTAGATAGGATGCAGATATGCTGGTTTGACCAATTTCTCAAAGGAATAAACACAGGTTTGTCAGAACAAATGCCTGTTTGGTTATTTGAAATGGGAAGTAACAACTGGCAGGGTTTTCCCACCTTTCCTGAATTTGACCACAAATCCTATTTTTTGTCAAGCTATGGACTTGTGAGTGTTCGGGAAGATGAAGGCGTTTTGACCACCACTTGTCCAGAACATAGTGTTGATGATGTGTTAGTTCACGATCCTTGGCGACCAGTTCCTTCCCTGGGCGGTCATGCAGCAATACCTGCGGGTGTATTTGAGCGATCGCATATTGATAGCCGTACAGATGTCTTAACTTACACTAGCGAACCTCTAGAATCTGACTTGCATTTAGCAGGTGATGTAGTAGTAGCAATTTTGTGTGGGGCTGATAAACCAAGCTTTGATTTATGTGCTGTCATCTCGCAAGTATATCCCGACGGTAGAGTTTACAATTTGACGCAAGGTTATCTGCGTTGTCGAGGTGGCATGAATCAGGTGACTAGAAAAATTCAATTGCAGGCGACTTGTGCGCGAATTCCTCAAGGTAATGCCTTACGCCTAAGTCTGAGCGCTGCCTGTTTTCCAGCCTATGCCATGAATCATGGTAATCATTCAGCATTTGGTATCGATGCACAAACAATTACATTAAAGGTGAGTTCTGGGGGTGCTTCCCTTTCCCAAGTATTGTTACCAGTAGTGGCGCGAACTGGCTAA